In Brachypodium distachyon strain Bd21 chromosome 2, Brachypodium_distachyon_v3.0, whole genome shotgun sequence, one genomic interval encodes:
- the LOC100828181 gene encoding protein CHROMATIN REMODELING 35, whose translation MSEVHRYVVSHVLTFAPAIPNVRKQRKLDPGSQVDGDAETAPRKRKRENDLPPETYKPVEEEEPTEEGKPEKESDGFEDIWKVVDMLNERSKLDTLEDVPNAKEVGRKEVKIECNHQIVIREDLGHVCRVCGMIVRKADTIFDYQWEKESRPRSYLYGTRSKDAGEIVVGNVTVSEDLIALDVAIHPRHAQHIKPHQLEGFEFLVKNLVSDKPGGCILAHAPGSGKTFMIICFIQSFLAKDPSARPLVVLPKGIVGTWKREFQRWQVEDMPVYDFYSVNATKREDQLKILNSWQSNMSILFVGYEQFSKIVCCKGDEITAPVCRDMLLMVPNLLIMDEGHTPRNNETNLQESLSQVRTPRKVVMSGTLFQNHVKEVVSILNLVRPKFLNTGSSRLIARRIMSQVAISGRRIPKDPRKFDKAFAESVEETLLHDENFTRKKHVIRSLKELTEDVIHYYKGDILHELPGLIDFSVFLKLSPRQNELVQKLEGYEYLKRSAVGTALYMHPCLSEMSEAGAADKANILTDATVDTLFESVHVGDGVKAKFFINILKLASSAGEKLLAFSQHILPMKFLERLLVKMFGWHVGMEIFVITGDTSAVDRELAMDKFNNSADSKVLFGSIKACGEGISLVGASRVVILDVHLNPSVTRQAIGCAFRPGQQKKVIVYRLVAAESPEENLHETALKKEGISKLLFESNGPHCTAEDFKLNRVSISNCQDEFLDNNAMRRDIQALYTRWKLVVCCTLWCSGSVVVEGDCCASKEFPISSDEQKELTARLIKKL comes from the exons atgagtgaggttcatCGTTATGTTGTgagtcatgtgcttacatttgCTCCTGCTATTCCCAACGTgagaaaacaaaggaaattGGACCCCGGCTCCCAGGTGGATGGAGATGCTGAAACTGccccaagaaaaagaaagagagaaaacgATTTGCCCCCAGAAACCTACAAACccgtggaggaagaggagcctACAGAAGAAGGTAAACCGGAGAAGGAAAGTGATGGTTTCGAGGATATTTGGAAAGTCGTCGACATGTTAAATGAAAGATCCAAG CTTGACACGCTTGAAGATGTCCCGAATGCAAAAGAAGTGGGTCGAAAAGAGGTGAAGATTGAATGCAATCATCAAATAGTGATTCGTGAAGATCTTGGACATGTCTGCCGTGTCTGCGGTATGATTGTGAGAAAGGCTGACACAATATTTGATTATCAGTGGGAAAAG GAATCAAGGCCAAGGTCATATTTGTACGGAACACGTTCTAAGGATGCTGGTGAGATTGTAGTTGGTAATGTTACAGTATCTGAAGATCTCATTGCTTTAGATGTTGCCATTCATCCAAGACATGCACAACATATCAAGCCACATCAGTTGGAAGGATTCGAGTTCCTGGTTAAGAATTTAGTGTCCGATAAACCTGGAGGTTGTATTCTAGCTCATGCCCCAGGTTCGGGGAAAACATTTATGATCATATGTTTCATTCAGAGCTTCCTTGCGAAGGATCCCTCTGCAAGGCCTCTTGTCGTACTTCCTAAAGGCATAGTAGGTACGTGGAAGAGGGAATTTCAACGGTGGCAAGTGGAGGACATGCCAGTGTATGATTTCTATTCTGTTAATGCTACAAAAAGAGAAGATCAGCTGAAAATCCTGAACTCCTGGCAATCCAATATGAGTATTCTGTTTGTTGGATATGAGCAGTTCTCTAAGATCGTTTGCTGTAAGGGAGATGAAATTACTGCACCTGTGTGCCGTGACATGTTGCTTATGGTCCCGAACCTACTGATAATGGACGAGGGTCATACACCTAGGAATAACGAGACTAATCTGCAAGAATCACTGAGCCAAGTGCGAACGCCACGTAAGGTGGTCATGTCTGGCACTCTTTTCCAGAATCATGTTAAGGAAGTGGTCAGCATATTGAACCTTGTGCGCCCGAAGTTTCTCAATACGGGATCATCTCGTCTCATCGCCCGACGTATTATGAGTCAAGTAGCAATATCTGGTAGGAGGATCCCAAAAGATCCTCGTAAGTTTGACAAGGCATTCGCTGAGTCGGTAGAAGAGACCCTGCTGCATGATGAGAACttcacaagaaaaaaacacgTTATTAGAAGTCTCAAAGAACTAACAGAAGATGTGATTCACTACTACAAGGGTGATATCTTGCATGAATTACCTGGCCTGATAGACTTCAGCGTCTTCTTGAAACTCAGCCCTAGGCAGAATGAATTAGTACAGAAGTTAGAAGGCTACGAGTATCTTAAAAGAAGTGCGGTAGGAACTGCACTGTACATGCATCCTTGTCTGTCAGAAATGTCAGAAGCTGGTGCTGCGGACAAAGCAAACATCTTGACAGATGCAACGGTCGATACTTTGTTTGAGTCTGTGCATGTGGGAGATGGTGTGAAGGCCAAATTTTTCATCAATATCCTGAAGCTAGCTTCTTCTGCAGGAGAGAAATTGCTTGCTTTTAGTCAGCATATACTCCCCATGAAATTTTTGGAAAGGTTGCTGGTTAAAATGTTTGGCTGGCACGTAGGAATGGAGATCTTCGTGATAACTGGTGACACTAGTGCAGTAGACAGAGAATTGGCAATGGACAAGTTTAACAACTCTGCCGATTCTAAAGTTCTGTTTGGTTCTATCAAGGCATGTGGGGAGGGCATTTCCCTTGTAGGTGCATCAAGAGTTGTCATCTTAGATGTTCACCTGAACCCGTCTGTTACCCGTCAAGCAATTGGGTGTGCCTTCAGACCTGGACAGCAGAAGAAAGTGATTGTATACAGGCTTGTAGCTGCTGAATCTCCAGAGGAAAATTTGCATGAAACTGCATTGAAGAAAGAAGGCATATCAAAGCTACTGTTTGAATCGAATGGGCCCCACTGCACTGCTGAAGACTTCAAACTGAACCGAGTTTCTATAAGTAACTGTCAAGATGAATTTCTGGACAATAATGCGATGCGCCGGGATATCCAAGCTTTGTATACAAGGTGGAAGCTGGTTGTCTGCTGTACACTAT GGTGTAGTGGCTCCGTTGTGGTGGAAGGAGACTGTTGTGCCAGCAAGGAATTTCCT ATCAGCTCAGATGAGCAGAAGGAGCTGACAGCCAGACTGATCAAGAAACTATAG